The Dehalococcoides mccartyi CG5 genome contains the following window.
ATGAGCAATGTAGCCGAAGGTGTATCTACTACTGCGGTAGCTTATGAAATGGCCCGCTCCATGGATTTGGAAATGCCGGTAACTGAAAACATCTATAATGTGCTTTACAATAATGCAGACCCGAAAGAAGCCGCCAGAATACTTATGGATGCCCAAGCTACCCATGAGCTGGCAGGGCGTAAATGGAATCTGTTTAAAATGTTCAGAAAACGCAAAGCCCGCAAAACACCCGAACTTAACCCTGATTAAGGGTTAAGTTGCCTGTTTTTTATCCTCAGCAAAAGACTTCTCCAGCTCTTCAAAGAGCTGCTTCTGTTTCCGGCTAAGTTTCTCAGGGGTAACTACATTCAAGTGTACCATTTCATCACCGCTGCCAAAGCGATTCAAATGGGGAATGCCCTTGCCTTTCAACACAAAGTACTTGCCGTTTTGACTGCCTGACGGGATTTTCAGCTTGTGTTCGGTATTAAGCCCCGGCACATTTACTTCAGTACCCAAAGCCGCCTGGGCAAAATTTATCTCAAGTTCGTAGATAACATCATCACCGTCACGTTTGAAATCCGCATGCTCGGCAATGCCTACGTTTATATACACATCTCCAGCAGAAGCGCCCTTGTCACCTACTCCGCCGTAGCCGTTAAGGCGTATTTGGTTTCCGTCTGCCACACCGGCAGGTATTTTTACCTGAACAGTCCGCTTGACGTATTCTTTACCCGTACCCCGGCACTTGGTGCAGGGTTCGCCAATAATAGTCCCCTCACCACGGCATTTGGGACAGGGAGTTACACTGGTAAAACGCCCGAAAACGCTTTTTTGCACCTGGTATACCTGTCCGGTACCGTTACAGCTGGTACATTTTACCGGCGAAGTGCCGGCTTTGGCACCTGTGCCGCTGCACTCGGTGCAATATTCAAGTCTTTCAGTGGTAATATCTTTTTCAACACCGGTTGCGGCTTCTTCAAGGCTTATCTTTATATCATAAGACATGTCAGGCCCGCGACGAGGACCGCGTTTGGCACCCTGGGTAGCACCGCCAAAGAAGGTTTCAAAGATACTGCCCAAACCGCCAAAATCAAAGTTTTCAAAACCGCCCTGTCCGAAGGAATCCGCCCCGGCGCTGAAACCGAAACGGTCATAGGCCGCCCGTTTTTCAGGGTTGGAAAGAACCTCGTAGGCTTCGTTGACTTCTTTGAACTTGTCTGCCGCACCCTCTTCGTGATTACGGTCAGGGTGATGCTTCATAGCCATCTTGCGGAAGGCCTTTTTTATATCTTCGTCAGAAGCACTGCGTTCAAGACCCAATACTTCGTAATAATCTCTTTTATTAACCATAATTAATCATTATAACCTAAAAATTCATTTTATAAAAATAAGCCGGTTCAAACAGAATACATCTATATTTGCTACAGACCTGCCAAATAAAGGCGGGAGGGGGCATCACACCCCCTCCCAGAGGCCGCAGAACCAAATTCCCGGCCTTTATTTAGACTTCGCGGAATTCTCCCTCTACCGTACCTTCATCGTCAGCCTTTTTGCCTTCTGCTGAAGGTTCTTCCTGAGCGGGAGCACCCTCCTGTTGTTTGCCGTAAACGGCACTGCCTACACTCTGAAGAGCAGTTGAAAGCTCCTGAGTGGTTTTCTTGATAGCTTCCACATCATTGCCCTGCAGAGCAGTGCGGACTGCGGCTATCTTGCTTTCCAGTTCGGTATTCAGTTCAGCCGGTATCTTGTCCTTGTTGTCACGCAGGGTCTTTTCAGCATTGTAAGCCAGATTGTCCGCCACATTGCGGGCTTCTATTTCTTCTTTACGTTTGGTATCTTCGACAGCATGGGCTTCTGCCTCACGGGTCATCTTTTCCACTTCTTCCTTGGAAAGACCGGAAGACGCGGTGATGGTTATCTTCTGCTCACGCCCGGTACCCTTATCCTTGGCTTTGACGGAAAGCATACCGTTAGCGTCAATATCAAACGTAACTTCTATCTGGGGGACGCCTCGCGGGGCAGGCAAAATGCCGTCCAGCATAAAGCGGCCCAGAGTGCGGTTATCCGCCGCCATGGGGCGTTCACCCTGAAGTACATGGATTTCTACGCTGGGCTGGTTGTCAGCCGCAGTCGAAAATACCTGGCTCTTGGAAGTGGGTATGGTGGTATTGCGGGTAATGAGTGCAGTGGATACACCACCCAATGTCTCAATGCCCAGAGTCAGGGGGATGACATCCAGCAGGAGTACATCACTAACTTCACCCTTGAGCACGCCGGCCTGAATGGCAGCACCTATGGCAACCACTTCGTCAGGATTCACACCCTTGTTGGGTTCCTTGCCGAAGAAATCTTTGACCTTTTGCTGTACCAGCGGCATGCGGGTCTGTCCGCCCACTAGAATAACTTCGTTGATTTCGGCGGAAGTCTTGCCCGAATCTTTTAAAGCCTGGCGGCAGGGTTCAAGGCTCTTTTCAACAAGATCCATCACCATCTGCTCCAGCTTTGAGCGGGTAAGGATAATATTAAGATGCTTAGGGCCGGAAGCATCCGCTGTAATAAAGGGCAGATTTATCTCTGTCTGCTGAACAGTGGAAAGCTCTATCTTGGCCTTTTCAGCCGCTTCTTTCAGACGTTGCAGAGCGGTCTTGTCCTTGGAAAGGTCAATGCCCTGATCTTTCTTGTATTCAGCTATCAGCCAGTCAATAATCTTCTGGTCAAAGTCATCGCCTCCCAGATGAGTATCACCGGCAGTGGATTTTACCTGAAAAGTGCCTTCGCCCAGTTCCAGTATGGAAATATCAAAAGTACCGCCGCCCAAATCATAAACGGCTATAGTTTCATCTTTTTTCTTATCCAGACCATAGGCCAATGCGGCAGCGGTGGGTTCGTTGATAATCCGCAGAACTTTCAGCCCGGCAATAGCCCCGGCATCTTTGGTAGCCTGACGCTGGGCATCGTTGAAGTAAGCCGGTACGGTAATAACCGCTTCGGTTACTTTTTCACCCAGATAAGCCTCGGCATCTGACTTCAGCTTCTGCAAAATCATGGCGGAAACTTCGGGGGGGCTGAAATCCTTGTCGCCCATGACTACCCGGACTTCATTGTTATTCCCCTGAATCACCTTGTAAGGTTTGCGCTTGGCATCTGCCTCAACCGGCAATTCACGTCCGGCCGGTTCGCCCCATTTGCGTCCCATAAAACGCTTGATGGAATAAACTGTATTTTCAGGATTCAAAATTGCCTGATTTTTAGCCTGACGACCAACGATGCGTTCGCCGTTTTTATTTATCGCCACTACCGAAGGGATAAGCGTACTGCCTTCGGCAGAGGGGATAACTACCGGCTCGCCGCCCTGCATGACGGCAACTTCACTGTTTGTAGTACCAAGATCTATGCCAACTACTTTACCCATTAAATTTTCGTACCTCCTTGTTTGTTAAAAGAAATTTATTTCATATCTGAATTTTGCTGGCAGGGCTGGCTTCCATTGCCCACCACCACCAGCGAGGTCCTAAGTACCCTATCCCCTACCGTATAACCCCGGCGGGCTTCGTGAAGAATTATGCCTTCCGGCCCGTCTTCACAGGCAACTGCTTCATGCAGGCGGGAATTAAACTGCTCTCCGGCGGCCGGAATAGCCTTAACCCCCTGATTATCCAGTATGGCCTGAAACTTGCGGACTATCAGGTCCAAGCCCTCTATAAATGGTTGCCCGGCAATATTAGCGGGAACAGATGTCAAAGCCCGTTCCAAATCATCCAATACCGGCAGAACCAGCATAAAGGCATTGCCTCTGGCCATATCACCCTGTATATTTCTTTCCTGTTCTATGTACCTTTTGTAGTTTACAAATTCGGCTCTGGCCCGTTTTAAGCTATCCAGATATTCCTCTGAACGCTTCTTTTCCTCTGCCAGTTGGGCATTCAGATTTTCCAGTTGCCCATCAGTTTTAGCCTGGGTATTTTCAGGGTGTTCATTTTCTTCTTTATCTTGCATTTTTCTATCTGTCATAATACCTTCCTCAATTGAAATGAAAATGCGTTACGGAATAAAGATGGTGCTATTCATCTTTGTCAACAGGCGCTTTGCCGTAAAGTTCGGCTACCAGAGTACTCATAACCAGAGACAAATAACTGACCGCCGACAATGCCCTTTCGTAGGCCATGCGGGTAGGTCCTATAACCCCGATAGTGCCCACAGCTTCATCAGGTATGCCGTACTGGCTGACTATCAGACTGTAATCACGTATTTCGGCAGAGGCATTTTCCTGCCCTATGTATACCTGTACACCCCGGTTAAAAGGCATGGGCGGTACAATCATCTTGGAAAGTTTCTTCTGCTCCAGCAGCTGCATTATCTCCTGAGCTCTCTGGTTCTGGTGAAATTCGGGCTGTTCCAGCATATAATGCAGCCCGTCAAAAAAGGGCTCACGGCTTTCCTGCTCATCTTCACCCCGCATCATCTTGACCAGACTGTCCTTGACCTTCAGTTCATCATGGTTCAGACCAAGCGGTTTCTGATCTATCTGGAAACGGGTCAGACCATCATATGCGTCATTTAAGCGGTTTGATATAAGCGTAAGCTCAG
Protein-coding sequences here:
- the dnaJ gene encoding molecular chaperone DnaJ produces the protein MVNKRDYYEVLGLERSASDEDIKKAFRKMAMKHHPDRNHEEGAADKFKEVNEAYEVLSNPEKRAAYDRFGFSAGADSFGQGGFENFDFGGLGSIFETFFGGATQGAKRGPRRGPDMSYDIKISLEEAATGVEKDITTERLEYCTECSGTGAKAGTSPVKCTSCNGTGQVYQVQKSVFGRFTSVTPCPKCRGEGTIIGEPCTKCRGTGKEYVKRTVQVKIPAGVADGNQIRLNGYGGVGDKGASAGDVYINVGIAEHADFKRDGDDVIYELEINFAQAALGTEVNVPGLNTEHKLKIPSGSQNGKYFVLKGKGIPHLNRFGSGDEMVHLNVVTPEKLSRKQKQLFEELEKSFAEDKKQAT
- the dnaK gene encoding molecular chaperone DnaK; the encoded protein is MGKVVGIDLGTTNSEVAVMQGGEPVVIPSAEGSTLIPSVVAINKNGERIVGRQAKNQAILNPENTVYSIKRFMGRKWGEPAGRELPVEADAKRKPYKVIQGNNNEVRVVMGDKDFSPPEVSAMILQKLKSDAEAYLGEKVTEAVITVPAYFNDAQRQATKDAGAIAGLKVLRIINEPTAAALAYGLDKKKDETIAVYDLGGGTFDISILELGEGTFQVKSTAGDTHLGGDDFDQKIIDWLIAEYKKDQGIDLSKDKTALQRLKEAAEKAKIELSTVQQTEINLPFITADASGPKHLNIILTRSKLEQMVMDLVEKSLEPCRQALKDSGKTSAEINEVILVGGQTRMPLVQQKVKDFFGKEPNKGVNPDEVVAIGAAIQAGVLKGEVSDVLLLDVIPLTLGIETLGGVSTALITRNTTIPTSKSQVFSTAADNQPSVEIHVLQGERPMAADNRTLGRFMLDGILPAPRGVPQIEVTFDIDANGMLSVKAKDKGTGREQKITITASSGLSKEEVEKMTREAEAHAVEDTKRKEEIEARNVADNLAYNAEKTLRDNKDKIPAELNTELESKIAAVRTALQGNDVEAIKKTTQELSTALQSVGSAVYGKQQEGAPAQEEPSAEGKKADDEGTVEGEFREV
- a CDS encoding nucleotide exchange factor GrpE, producing the protein MTDRKMQDKEENEHPENTQAKTDGQLENLNAQLAEEKKRSEEYLDSLKRARAEFVNYKRYIEQERNIQGDMARGNAFMLVLPVLDDLERALTSVPANIAGQPFIEGLDLIVRKFQAILDNQGVKAIPAAGEQFNSRLHEAVACEDGPEGIILHEARRGYTVGDRVLRTSLVVVGNGSQPCQQNSDMK
- the hrcA gene encoding heat-inducible transcriptional repressor HrcA; this translates as MTKAVPVSSSSILEDCGLDICSATIRNEVVRLEIEGYILRPHHSAGSIPADKGYRYYVESLKDVELPTNDKFLIRHLFHQVEKEMEEWLNLTVAVLSQRVQSMAVVTMPRQTQGKVHHIELVSLQDNLVLVVLILRGAKVKQQLVNFENVVSQPELTLISNRLNDAYDGLTRFQIDQKPLGLNHDELKVKDSLVKMMRGEDEQESREPFFDGLHYMLEQPEFHQNQRAQEIMQLLEQKKLSKMIVPPMPFNRGVQVYIGQENASAEIRDYSLIVSQYGIPDEAVGTIGVIGPTRMAYERALSAVSYLSLVMSTLVAELYGKAPVDKDE